From the genome of Corvus moneduloides isolate bCorMon1 unplaced genomic scaffold, bCorMon1.pri scaffold_110_arrow_ctg1, whole genome shotgun sequence, one region includes:
- the PSMB6 gene encoding proteasome subunit beta type-6 translates to MAAVTVWEPRAASGPAGLHREWTAEPVSTGTTIMAVEFDGGVVIGADSRTTTGSYVANRVTDKLTPVHDRIFCCRSGSAADTQAVADAVAYQLAFHSVELEEPPRVRTAARLFQQSCYRYREELSAGIIVAGWDPRRGGQVYMVPMGGLLLRQPFAVGGSGSSYIYGFLDATFRSGMSRSQCQEFVARALALAMVRDGSSGGVIRLAAITEEGVERTVLAGSDLPWGDGGPPV, encoded by the exons ATGGCGGCGGTGACGGTGTGGGAGCCGCGGGCCGCGTCAGGCCCCGCCGGGCTGCACCGGGAGTGGACGGCGGAGCCCGTCAGCACCGGC ACCACCATCATGGCCGTGGAGTTCGATGGAGGCGTCGTCATCGGGGCCGACTCCCGAACCACCACCGG GTCCTATGTGGCCAACCGGGTGACGGACAAACTGACCCCCGTCCACGACCGAATCTTCTGCTGCCGCTCGGGCTCGGCAGCCGACACGCAGGCCGTGGCCGACGCCGTGGCCTATCAGCTGGCCTTCCACAG cgtggagctggaggagccgCCGCGGGTGCGCACGGCCGCCCGCctcttccagcagagctgctacCGGTACCGTGAGGAGCTCAGCGCCGGCATCATTGTCGCTGGCTGGGACCCGCGGAGGGGGGGACAG gtATACATGGTGCCAATGGGAGGGCTCCTCCTGCGCCAGCCCTTCGCCGTGGGGGGCTCGGGCAGCTCCTACATCTATGGATTCCTGGACGCCACGTTCCGGTCTGGGATGAGCCGCTCCCAGTGCCAGGAATTCGTTGCCCgtg CGCTGGCCCTGGCGATGGTGCGGGACGGCTCCAGCGGAGGCGTCATCAGGCTGGCGGCCATCACCGAGGAGGGGGTGGAACGGACAGTCCTGGCCGGCTCTGACCTGCCCTGGGGTGATGGTGGCCCGCCTGTCTGA
- the SLC25A11 gene encoding mitochondrial 2-oxoglutarate/malate carrier protein, producing MAAAPAAERPKTSPKSVKFLFGGLAGMGATVFVQPLDLVKNRMQLSGAGAKGREYRTSLHALGSILRHEGLRGIYTGLSAGLLRQATYTTTRLGIYSVLLERFGGADGTPPPFLAKAAMGMTAGAAGAFVGTPAEVALIRMTADGRLPPGERRGYRNVFDALVRMAREEGVLTLWRGCIPTMARAVVVNAAQLASYSQSKQFLLDSGHFRDDILCHFCASMISGLVTTAASMPVDIVKTRIQNMRTIDGKPEYRNGLDVLLKVVRYEGFFSLWKGFTPYYARLGPHTVLTFIFLEQMNKWYQRLFLSA from the exons ATGGCGGCGGCGCCGGCGGCTGAGAGGCCCAAGACCTCCCCGAAGTCCGTGAAGTTTCTCTTCGGCGGCCTGGCCGG GATGGGGGCCACAGTCTTCGTGCAGCCCCTGGACTTGGTGAAGAACCGGATGCAGttgagcggggccggggccaaGGGCCGTGAGTACCGGACGTCCCTGCACGCCCTGGGGTCCATCCTACGCCACGAGGGACTGAGGGGCATCTACACGGG GCTCTCGGCGGGCCTTCTTCGCCAAGCTACCTACACCACCACGCGCCTGGGCATCTACAGCGTCCTCCTGGAGCGTTTTGGGGGGGCTGATGGGACCCCCCCTCCGTTCCTGGCCAAGGCAGCCATGGGCATGACAGCAGGAGCCGCGGGGGCCTTCGTGGGGACCCCAGCTGAGGTGGCCCTCATCCGCATGACAGCTGACGGCAG GCTGCCCCCTGGTGAGCGCCGCGGGTATCGCAATGTGTTCGACGCCCTTGTGAGGATGGCAAGGGAGGAGGGGGTGCTCACGCTGTGGAGG GGCTGTATTCCCACCATGGCCCGTGCCGTGGTGGTCAACGCTGCCCAGCTTGCCTCCTACTCCCAGTCCAAACAATTCCTGCTTGACTCTG GGCATTTCCGCGATGACATCCTGTGCCACTTCTGCGCCAGCATGATCAGCGGGCTGGTGACCACGGCCGCCTCCATGCCCGTCGACATCGTCAAGACCCG GATCCAGAACATGCGGACAATAGATGGGAAACCCGAGTACCGCAACGGGCTG gatgtgctgctgaAGGTGGTGCGGTATGAAGGCTTCTTCAGCCTCTGGAAGGGCTTCACCCCCTACTACGCCCGCCTGGGCCCCCACACCGTGCTCACCTTCATCTTTCTCGAGCAGATGAACAAGTGGTACCAGCGGCTCTTCCTCAGCGCCTAA
- the LOC116438757 gene encoding uncharacterized protein LOC116438757 → MAAGPEVASASTQDGGEGRKLHHRHTKDGGRVHCFLTFSIWRREGPPPSPQAASIRLPERNADADASPALARRFLRRFPLCGHRLWGQRRLGQAGAFRQSNRRSGVLPAAILRRSNSHIGAVLVTSALLRRERQWRGARGAALPGRGHWGGCSGLGAKNIQNCHLTLTDSRNVFHSSCSGMGMAVGSSGRTREVPNPCEHKAESPGSCEGNRIFVGNFEGLAPKRNRGNPGGAGNRCRSVGGIPGKWKAAEGARTELEAGSSRERYKKLSERAGIQWDFTYSSEATIQWEG, encoded by the exons ATGGCGGCTGGACCGGAAGTggcttctgccagcacccaaGATGGCGGCGAAGGGCGGAAGTTGCATCACCGCCACACTAAAGATGGCGGTCGTGTCCACTGTTTTCTGACCTTCTCAATATGGCGCAGGGAAggcccccccccctccccccaagcTGCGTCTATTCGGCTGCCTGAACGCAACGCCGACGCCGACGCCAGCCCAGCGCTTGCACGCAGATTTCTGAGGCGTTTCCCGCTATGCGGACACCGACTGTGGGGTCAGCGGCGCCTGGGGCAGGCGGGAGCATTCAGGCAGTCGAATAGACGGAGCGGGGTCCTTCCGGCCGCCATCTTGAGAAGGTCGAATAGCCACATTGGTGCGGTACTGGTGACTTCCGCCCTTCTTCGCCGGGAGCGGCAATGGCGGGGAGCCCGGGGAGCAGCgctgccgggccgggggcaCTGGGGCGGGTGCTCCGGGCTCGGAG CAAAGAACATCCAGAACTGCCACCTCACCCTcacggacagcaggaatgtcTTCCACAGCTCTTGTTCTGGAATGGGAATGGCtgttgggagctctggcaggaccag GGAAGTCCCAAATCCGTGTGAGCACAAAGCAGAAtcccctgggagctgtgaaGGCAACAGGATATTTGTTGGGAATTTTGAAGGATTGG CACCCAAACGCAACAGAGGGAATCCTGGCGGAGCTGGAAATCGCTGTCGCTCCGTCggtggaattcctgggaaatggaaagcagcagaaggagcaaGAACAGAGTTGGAAGCAGGCTCCAGCCGG GAACGGTACAAAAAATTGTCCGAAAGAGCAGGAATCCAATGGGATTTTACGTATTCCTCGGAGGCCACaatccagtgggaaggctga